From a single Tachypleus tridentatus isolate NWPU-2018 chromosome 6, ASM421037v1, whole genome shotgun sequence genomic region:
- the LOC143253442 gene encoding synaptotagmin-10-like: protein MGFKETNETLYPSSPLRAVPEPTSETGYIAVSQLIGAIIVLALIILGVMTYFGYRWLSPRFHPKKLAGEGNLTLLHPGKSPGTGSIPSLKISYSLPDIKEEFQRESFWPVIKKEAPPRQTTLPTVPVRHQTFQRQLSHRLEFNTVPFEICHKAVQEKSSVGQIKPELYQKELVRQASTDSRDALEEDETSVGIPCGKLHFTLKYDSDVEGLIVRVLQAQDLPAKDLSGTSDPYLKLYLLPDRKKKFQTRVHRKNLNPVFNETFVFGATYNQLKSRTLQFSVYDFDRFSRHDLIGQILVKGLDEICDINCEVEYTMDILCIPKEKKDLGEIMVSLCYLPTAGRLTITVIKARSLKAMDITGSSDPYVKVYLMCQGKRIKKKKTSVKKESLNPVYNEALVFDVPAENINDVNLLVKVLDYDRVGTNEIMGCCAIGNSCIGLGRDHWIEMIENPRKPVAQWYPLTENMQGYHELE from the exons GTTACATAGCAGTTTCACAGCTAATTGGCGCTATAATCGTTCTGGCTCTGATAATCCTCGGAGTGATGACGTATTTTGGTTACCGATGGTTGTCCCCTCGGTTTCATCCAAAGAAACTTGCAGGAGAGGGAAACTTGACCTTGTTACATCCAGGAAAGTCTCCTGGTACTGGTAGCATTCCTTCTCTGAAGATCAGTTATAGTTTACCAGATATAAAAGAAGAATTTCAAAGGGAATCTTTCTGGCCAGTGATTAAAAAAGAAGCGCCACCTAGACAGACAACTTTGCCAACTGTGCCGGTCAGACATCAGACGTTCCAGAGACAGCTGTCGCATCGTCTTGAGTTCAATACTGTTCCTTTCGAAA TTTGCCACAAAGCAGTTCAAGAGAAATCATCTGTGGGACAAATCAAACCTGAACTTTATCAAAAAGAACTAGTTAGACAGGCTTCTACCGACAGCAGAGACGCTCTGGAAGAAGATGAAACGAGTGTAGGAATACCTTGtggaaaattacattttacactCAAGTACGACTCTGATGTAGAGGGACTCATTGTCAGA GTGTTGCAGGCTCAGGATCTTCCTGCTAAGGATCTTTCAGGGACATCAGATCCTTATCTAAAGCTTTACTTACTTCCTGACCGAAAGAAAAAGTTCCAAACAAGG GTTCACAGAAAAAATCTCAATCCTGTGTTTAACGAGACTTTCGTGTTTGGAGCAACTTATAACCAGCTGAAAAGCCGAACCTTGCAGTTTTCCGTTTATGACTTTGACCGGTTTTCCCGGCATGACTTGATAGGTCAAATATTGGTGAAAGGTTTGGACGAgatatgtgacatcaactgtgaAGTAGAGTACACCATGGATATTTTATGTATTCCAAAG GAGAAGAAGGACCTGGGAGAGATAATGGTGTCTCTGTGCTACTTACCGACCGCTGGAAGACTTACAATTACAGTGATTAAAGCAAGATCTCTCAAAGCCATGGATATAACTGGCTCATCAG ATCCTTACGTTAAGGTTTACCTCATGTGCCAAGGAAAACgaataaagaagaagaaaacgtCTGTGAAGAAAGAATCGTTAAACCCAGTTTATAATGAGGCTTTGGTTTTTGATGTACCTGCGGAAAACATTAATGATGTGAACCTCCTTGTGAAGGTCCTGGATTACGACAG GGTCGGGACAAACGAGATTATGGGGTGTTGTGCTATTGGAAACAGTTGTATTGGCCTCGGACGTGACCACTGGATAGAAATGATAGAAAACCCTCGTAAGCCCGTTGCTCAGTGGTACCCTCTAACGGAAAATATGCAAGGCTATCATGAATTGGAATAA